CCCCTTAATCTTTTCCACGCCGCTACGCATTGCACCTTGAAAATTTACGTATAGTAGTCATACGTATAACAATACCACGTGTACTACATGCTTTGTGTAAATATGTAAACGAAATTCTTACGGGGACTAATATGTTGCACAATATGGGTCACACGGTACATTTGATGCTCTCAGATAAACTGAAACGATTTTAATACACAGCAAGAACTCAAACACCGAGTATTCACTGATAAACTTTCATCTGTGCCATGCCGCTTGTGTATAACACGATATTaaatattcgttttttttaccTCCTTTGTTTGAATCGAGGCGTGAGATTTTTATGGGACACATTACtaagtttaacaatttttatcaaattaccGACGTCATCGGAAGCGATTGAACGATTAATTGAAAcactgtataaataataacgataggttctttgtttttaattttttttacctggtTCTCTGACATATCCCGCTTGGTGCAGACCTGAAATTAGTACATCAAGATTATTCGTGTTTAATATTTATGCCCAagatagttaaaaaaaaaaaaaaaaaaatactgatagttagaaaaaatcgtagtaaatgtttttttttttctcgtcccGGTGAATAGAttctatgaaaatatttgcacaATTGCAGAATAGTAACCTAGCGGAGTAGCTGTACAACGGAGTGCGTGACACGTAGGACTATTCATAGCGCAAATATGTCACACACCATTTACGCGAAATGACTGTTGTATGTACGTAAATACTCGTAGAGTATATATACGCTTGttataattcaaattacaaaatttttgccGTGTCTCGGTTCAGCTTTCTGCATATATTTGTGCGTCATTGAAAAGCGCGAACAGCTCGCATCGTTTTATGAATCATATTTCCTCGGCACGTGTTTGTCTTGTGACGACAATTTCCGACAGGAGGAGGATGCTGTGGAAAATCGGGAGTGATTCTATGTTCACATATTTAAAAGCGACCGGGAGCtttttgcaatgaaatttcgtCTACGGAAGATCCGAGAATAAGAGTATAAACATCAGGTTGACAGGTCAAACGGAACGGCGGCATGCACATCTGCCAGACCTTGGACGAGTTCTAAATTCTCTCTGTTGTACAAGTAAAGTTAGGCGGGTGACATAACGCTTGGGAATTAAACCGCGGTGGAGAATTTAAATTTAAGATAAGCGCGCTCGCTCGCCGTTCTGCTTGCAGCAATTGCGGCAATGTGTGTAAGTAATCGGGCGATATTGTTCGCAGGAAATTTGAAACCTCTTGAaggtgtaaaatatttatctcTGTTAAAAATATCCCCAACATGTGAAAAGGCGAGTCAATGTATCGAACGGGAATTTTTAacgtcaaattttatttcctcaGTTCGGTCGGTGCGTGATTCGataaaatcgattttatttattgaccGAGACGATAACGCGAGCGAAAATATTCAGCTGGAATATCAGCTGTTGGAACTGGTTGTAAGCCGGAATTTGCGTGGTGGAATTACGCCGCAGATTGCGCGGAACTGACGCGGCTAGGCGAAAATTTACGCACAATACGTGCATGCTACGAAGATTCGTAATCCATCAATGGACGATGATGCAACCGTTTCGGCGAATGAGCCATGAATGAATAGTCCTCGACTATGAGCGTAAGTCGGTGCAGGATGAAACGGGTCTGCGTAAGCGTGtgtaaaagataaaaaaaaagaaaaaaatcctgaTCGTTAAGAGAAATAAGAGACATTACAGGCAGCAAAGGTATATTTGCAGACTTTATTTCTGTGCGTACATATAACTCAGTTTCTAATTCTCGAGAGTTGGGTAATCCCTTGGTTATTTTCACGGAAATTAACCTGCTGATGGCGATCGTTTGTCGGCATAGAAAATAGACAACCCGTGAGATGTGAAAACAGTTTTCCTTGGCTGCAGGGGGAATGGAACGATTCTTTGAGGTCACATATTACCATAGCCACAGAGcgaagttaatttttcaagtttccgaACTGCGCAGTTTGATCCCGTCTGACCGGGAAGAGATGCATTTTTCACCACGCATAAGCGAAAGCGAAATCTTATAACGTAAACTAACAAAAGTCAAATAAATTCGAAGCCCGCAGGGGATAATTGTTCATATCACGGATGTACGCAGTATTTTTTAACACGCACTTTCACGTCAAAGCGAAAGGCAACGAATTAGATCAGATATATTTACCCTCCCTGATTTGCAGTTTATTTTTACCACCTTACATTcacattttcttcttttccttttcatttataaatacaGCTTACAACGATCACATGCACCGCGTTTACTGCAGCTTGTTGAACGCGGTCGGTGGATTCTTGAACaaagataacaaaaaaaaaaaaaaccacaatcataaagaaagaagaaactcGCATAATAAGGTCGTGCAATAAAAATGTgcaaaaatatctgaaaacgTGCCAAGGTGCACATTTACTTGTCCGTTGGAGGGAAGGAGGGAAGGGAGAGGCTTTTCTACCTTTTTTCGCAACATCAACGCGAGTCATTTCATCGAGATAATTGAGGCGCACAATCAGTACGAGTCATGCCTAAAAAAATACTCGTGACGTCCTTGCACGTAGTTGTTGTCCGAACGACTCGAAATACCGCGAATTCGTCACTGCAGaggagtaaaaattttcccaccgCACCCGATTCGCCGGACGATCTGCAGAGGCACAGAACTTGGCTCGATATTTGGACGTTCTGTAGTTTTACAGCCTTACTCATTTGAAAATACATCCGTGTTCCAGGACGCGAAGCAGGAACAACGACTTTCCGTTGACGATGTTCATCGGGGCGTTCGTCTTGACGCTTTTCTTCAGCTACGCGCAGGGCATTCCCGATTTTTCCGACCTACCGCCAGGGCCGTACTGCGGTGCACAATATCCGGCATTGCGATGCTGCGATGGGCGTAAAGACGTCTGCAGTGCTCCGATTGTCGGGACGTTGTGCTACTGCGACGATTTTTGCGACCGAAATGTAACCTCAGATTGCTGTCCCGATTACTGGTCCCACTGCAAAGGGATGCCTGTAGACATTGGACCACCGAAAAGTGTCAGAGGTAAAGAAATGCCGTTGATTGTTAACGGATTCGCATTATTGATAGGGAGCGAATTAAATTTAGTTATTTTAAACACACCTTTTCTAAGCAATAACAAATTGCTTTTCGTTACAGCCAGCTGTTTCTACGAGGGGAAATATTACGGTCACGGACACTCGACGAAGGAGAATTGTAACAAATGGTAGGTTGATCgattgaaaatgtttcaacgTGTCCGCAATTTATCTAATTGACTAATTATATGGTATATAAGGGGATAGGCGGGCAAAATATGCCCACTAAGGGAGGAATAACGTTAGGCCAATTTCGTcaacgcaatttttttttcgtcggtctaaaaataaatttcaagtgtaatcggcattttttgaaatcccaTTTCATTGTATATGGGGCCCATTTTGTCCGCCTCTTCCCTGTATAGCATCCTGGATAAAGGGAAACACGTGAAATCAATtgatcgctaattttttatcatcttaGCAAATGTTCAGCTTTGGGAAGGAAGCCGGAAATGCTTTGCGAGACGAACCGTTGCTTGGTGGAACCCGAGATCATCGATGCTGTGAATTACGAAAGTGATCGGTTGGGATGGCGGGCTGaaaaccactccgaattctgGGGAAGAACCCTCGCCGAGGGCATGAAGTTGAGACTGGGAACGTTGAACCCCGCGGAATACGTGAGCGTTATTTATTATCGCGATCATTATTTCGCTccgtttacaatttttccagtaaACTTTTCAAGCACGCGGCTGATTAAGAAATGAAGCAAAAATTTCATGCAAATTTCACAGGTGACCAAGATGATCCCGATTCGCGAAGTCTACGACCCCGACAAGCTTCCCAAATACTTCGATTCCAGAAATAAATGGAGGGGCATGATCGGCGGTATCAGAGACCAAGAATGGTGCGGGGCTTCGTGGGCTTTGTCCACCGTCGACGTCGCTTCCGATCGCTACGGCATCATAAGCATGGGACGAGAAGTCGTCGCGCTTTCCGCCCAGCATCTCTTGTCCTGCAACAACCGAGGACAGCAAGGATGCGGAGGCGGCTACCTGGACAGGGCCTGGATTTTCGTTAAGAAAAATGGGTGAGGCTGCCTGAGATCTTCTTTCACTTTTCCGAATCTCTggcgatgagaaaaatttcatctgtcATGTTACCAAAATATCCTACAGAGAAAAATCCGTATCGTTGTAATAACGGGTTGAACATGGTTGAAAGTACAAGTAAATGTGGCACAAGTATCTGTACTCAGTGTAAATACCATATTGCTACTGCAACGTCGAATATGCTGGTTTAATTTGCcacatttttatcatcaaataAGACCGtgtcatcaatttttcattgtgCCAGTATCGAATTATGAGGAAATATAATACGAGTGACCCTAATCGAaatgaattaataattaacaCAGACCAGATTTTCTGGTTATCAAgctataaaatttattcgaatttttagtagcaaaaacaatatttttcgattatggtaAAATGGTACgacgaaaattataaatcttcTGATTAATAACCTGGATTTTAACTTTCGTTGCAGTCTGGTAGACGAAGATTGTTATCCGTGGACGGGCGTCAACGGAAAATGTAAAATCCCAAAAAGAATAACTCTTGACCAAACTCAGTGCCGAAGGCCGCCCGGTTCGACCAGGAAAGAATTGTACAAAATGGGCCCAGCCTATCGTTTGGGAAATGAAACGGACATCATGCATGAGATGAATAAATCAGGACCGGTGCAAGGTAAATATATACTGCAGACAAGAGGTCGGGACTGTGCGTGGAAATACTGTGAAATCCAAACGGCCCTGTGAACTCGACTTCaactattttcttattttacagCTACGATCAAAGTCTACCCCGATCTATTCGTCTACAAATCTGGTATATACAGGCATTCCCCGACGGTAGAAGATTCTCGCACAAGCTATCATTCCGTCAGAATAGTCGGTTGGGGCGAAGAAATCGTTTCGTACGGACCACCGGTAAAATACTGGGTAAGTTTTCGAAAACGGGCAATATTAGATACTCTCCTTTatctggtgaaaattttaaaccgaATGGTCAAAAGATTTCAGAATCGGTTTTGTCGTTTTTGAGCTGATAAAGCCACACCTTGTGTATCGAAGGTATAAGACTTACCAGTCTGAATTGGTGCGCtttttgaagaaatgaaacgCGTGTTGTATTTGAAAATCGGTTCTCTTGAATTTCACGTATGCTTCTTATCGTTTCCTCAGGTCGTGGCCAATTCCTGGGGTGAGCATTGGGGTGAAAACGGATTCTTCAGGATTTTACGAGGAGTGAACGAATGTGAGATCGAAACCTTTGTCTTGGCTGCCTGGCCCAAAGCAATACTGTAGATATACGAACGTATTTTCACGTGTTCACATTTTTCTATCTACACACGATGAATATAAGAATCATACAGACAACGTTCACGAATCACCGCTGTATTTATTAGCACACTATGTATACTAATAACTCGACAGTTTCGATTATAATAACATAATATAATACTAAacatattgtatgtatacgtgtataagaTATTtcaagtgaagaaaaataactcgTATTGATAACGAACTCTTTACtacggtatacgtataatatatatacatatatatacacacataaaattacacgtaaatgtatatttttatgatgacaatattttatcaaaatattataatgACATACGTACCACTTATGTAAACTCTGCCATATTATTCACT
The Neodiprion lecontei isolate iyNeoLeco1 chromosome 3, iyNeoLeco1.1, whole genome shotgun sequence DNA segment above includes these coding regions:
- the LOC107225364 gene encoding uncharacterized peptidase C1-like protein F26E4.3 produces the protein MTRSRNNDFPLTMFIGAFVLTLFFSYAQGIPDFSDLPPGPYCGAQYPALRCCDGRKDVCSAPIVGTLCYCDDFCDRNVTSDCCPDYWSHCKGMPVDIGPPKSVRASCFYEGKYYGHGHSTKENCNKCKCSALGRKPEMLCETNRCLVEPEIIDAVNYESDRLGWRAENHSEFWGRTLAEGMKLRLGTLNPAEYVTKMIPIREVYDPDKLPKYFDSRNKWRGMIGGIRDQEWCGASWALSTVDVASDRYGIISMGREVVALSAQHLLSCNNRGQQGCGGGYLDRAWIFVKKNGLVDEDCYPWTGVNGKCKIPKRITLDQTQCRRPPGSTRKELYKMGPAYRLGNETDIMHEMNKSGPVQATIKVYPDLFVYKSGIYRHSPTVEDSRTSYHSVRIVGWGEEIVSYGPPVKYWVVANSWGEHWGENGFFRILRGVNECEIETFVLAAWPKAIL